The genomic interval ACACCTGCGCGCAGTCGGTGACCTATGGCCTCGATCAGGGTTGGTTCAAGCCGTATCACGTGGCGATCGTGACCGGCGCCAACTTCCCCGACGGTCTGGGGGCGGGTGCCGCTCTGGGCCGTCTCGGCTGGCCGACGCTGCTCACGTATCGGGACACCCTGCCCACCGCGACCGCGGACGTCCTCGCTGACAACGACGTGGTGCGCGTCTCGGTGCTCGGCGGAACGGGAGTCGTCAGCGCCGAGGTCGCCACCACCGCGAAGGCACTGCTCAAGTAGCGGGCGAATACCGACTGGGACACGACGGCCGCTTGGCGCCGTGGTGGGTGAGGGGCTTTGGCGCTGGCGTCACAGGCGCGAGAACGGTAGTGCGCACGCGCCCTCGCCGAGCGGGAGCGTCGATGACCCGGGCGTGACCACGTAGCCGGTCGATGCGATCTCGGCGGGCAATATGGACCGAAGCGCACGGATTTGGTCCGCGTGCCTCGGGTTGGGCGTCTCGGACAGCTTCACCTCGAGGGGCACTAGCCCAGCGTCATGTCTCACGAGCATGTCGACCTCGGCGCGCCCCGAGACGCCCCAGAAGTGGAGGTCCGGCCGCTGCCCGCGGTGCAGCAGTGCGCGGTGGACCTCGGCGACCACGGCGGTCTCGAACAGCGCGCCGCCGAGCGGTCCCGCAATCGCCGGCTCGGGGTCCTTGAGGCCCGTCAGGTGGCAGGCGAGCCCGACGTCGAGGAGGTACACCTTCGGGCGCTTGGCCAGGCGCTTCGCGACGTTCGCGTGGTACGGCGGCAGCAGGAGCAGTAGGTGCGAGGCCGCGAGCACCGACACCCATGCCTTCACCGTGTTGACCGCGATGCCGAGCGTGCGCGAGATGTCCGTCATGTCGAGCGTGGTCCCAGTGCGCGAGGCGATCAGCCTCAGGAACGCGTCGAACGTGCGAAGGTCGCCGACGTCTCGCAGCATGCGCACGTCGCGCTCGAGGTACGTCGCGACGTACGAGCTGAGCCACAGGCCGGCGTCGCCGTTGCGAAGCGCGGGCTCGGGGAACGAGGACCGCATCAGGCGCTCGAACCACGCGCGCGTCGTGTCGACGGTCCCGGCGTGTCCGGCGTCCTCCCACGCGAACCCGGCCTCGGGCTGGTGGTCGATCTCTCGTTGCGACAGCGGCATGAGGGTGAGCACGGCCGCCCTGCCGGCCAGCGACTCAGTCACCTGGCGCATCAGCATGAGGTTCTGCGATCCGGTGAGCAGGTAGCGCCCCGATGCGTCACGGTCCCGGTCGATCGCCTCCTTGAGGTACGGCAGGAGCTCCGGGACCTGCTGCACTTCGTCGAGGATCGCCGGTACCGCCAGCGACGAGAGGAACCCGCGCGGGTCGGCGAGCGCGGCGGCACGCACGTCCGGGACGTCGAGCGATGCGTACGACGCGCCGGGGCCGGCGACGTGCTTCGCGAGGGTCGTCTTGCCCGCCTGCCTGGGGCCGGTCACCACCACGGCGGGGAACTCGGTCAGGGCGCGCCGCAGGACCGTCTCGAGCGTACGGGGGAGGTACTCAGGCATCGTGGTCCCCTCTTCAGCGTTCGTGCAATATTGCATTGGGAGTGCATTATTGCACACTCGGCGACGCCCCGCTCGTTTGCTGCGGCTTGGGGCTGGGACGCCTCTCGGCGGTCCGACTCCGCTAGCATGGCACGCGGAGGTGGATGCGACGTGGACGCACCGGTGGCGCAGGTGCCGGCACAGGCCGGGCGCGAGCCCGTCTACGACGTCGCGCGCCTCACGGCGATCCTGTGCGTCGTGCTCATCCATGCGCTGAGCCCGCTCGTCGACGGCGAGCTCACGAGGCTCGGCCACGCCGGAGCCGTCGTGCTCACGAGCCGCATCCTGCGCTTCTCGGTGCCGGCGTTCGCGATGCTGACCGGCGCGCTGCTGTGGCCGAGGCCGTTCGGCGGCGCGAAGTCGTGGGGCGCGTTCTTCCGGCGGCGCCTGTCGGCCGTGC from Actinomycetota bacterium carries:
- a CDS encoding ATP-binding protein translates to MPEYLPRTLETVLRRALTEFPAVVVTGPRQAGKTTLAKHVAGPGASYASLDVPDVRAAALADPRGFLSSLAVPAILDEVQQVPELLPYLKEAIDRDRDASGRYLLTGSQNLMLMRQVTESLAGRAAVLTLMPLSQREIDHQPEAGFAWEDAGHAGTVDTTRAWFERLMRSSFPEPALRNGDAGLWLSSYVATYLERDVRMLRDVGDLRTFDAFLRLIASRTGTTLDMTDISRTLGIAVNTVKAWVSVLAASHLLLLLPPYHANVAKRLAKRPKVYLLDVGLACHLTGLKDPEPAIAGPLGGALFETAVVAEVHRALLHRGQRPDLHFWGVSGRAEVDMLVRHDAGLVPLEVKLSETPNPRHADQIRALRSILPAEIASTGYVVTPGSSTLPLGEGACALPFSRL